TCGGGGTACCGCTGCACGACCAGCGGCGCTCTTCGTGCTGGCGGATGCGGACGGGGCGCGAAAGGGTGAGCGAGTGGCCGGCGCCCGACTGTTCCTCGGCGGGGGCGCAGACCCAGATATCGTCGCTAAGCTCGCGTGCGATCGCTTCCAGAACCGCCATGCCGGGGGCGTGATAGCCGTCGTCGTTGGTGAGGAGGATGCGCACGTTTCTGGTCTTTCTCTTTTCGTCACCCCGGACTTGATCCGGGGTCCCGCTCTGCGACGTTGAGAAGCGGGACCCCGGATTTAGTCCTGGGTGACGATGGTTTAGGTGGCCGGCGTCAGGCGGGTGATTCCGCCCATATAAGGTAGCAATGCCGCCGGAACAGTGACGCTGCCGTCGGCCTGCTGGTAATTTTCCAACACCGCGACCAGCGTGCGGCCCACGGCGAGGCCCGAACCGTTCAGCGTGTGGACGAACTCGTTGTTCTTCGCGCCCTCTCGGCGGAAGCGCGCGTTCATGCGGCGCGCCTGAAAATCGCCGCAGGTCGAACAGCTCGAAATCTCGCGATAGGCGTTCTGGCCGGGCAGCCAGACTTCGAGATCATAGGTCTTGCGTGCCGAAAAGCCCATGTCGCCGCTGCACAGCAGCATCTTGCGATAGGGCAGGTCGAGCGCTTCGAGAATCACCTCTGCCGCGCGCGTCTTGCGTTCAAGCTCGGCGTCCGAATCCTCGGGCCGGACGATCGAGACAAGCTCGACCTTCCAGAACTGGTGCTGGCGAATATAGCCGCGCGTGTCGCGCCCGGCCGACCCTGCCTCGGAACGGAAGCAGGGGGTCAGCGCGGTCATGCGGATCGGCAGATCGGCCTCGGGCAGGATTTCCTCGCGCACCGCATTGGTCAGGCTCATCTCCGACGTCGAGATAAGCCAGCGTCCATCGGTGGTCTGGAACAGATCCTCGCGAAACTTGGGAAGCTGCGTCGTGCCATAGGCGGCTTCGTCGCGGACCATCAGCGGGGTCGCGCATTCGGTGTAGCCGGCCTCGATCGTCTGCTTGTCGATCATGAACTGGCCAAGCGCGCGTTCGAGCCGCGCCATCTGCCCTTTCAGAAAGGCGAAGCGCGCGCCCGACATCTTGCCTGCGGTTTCGAAGTCGAGACCGAGCGCGGGCGCGAAATCGGCATGTTCCTGCGGGGTGAAGTCGAAGCTGCGCGGCGTGCCCCAGCGGGCGATCTCGACATTGCCGTCTTCATCCTCGCCATCGGGGACGCCGTCGGCAGGGAGGTTCGGGAGCGCGGCGAGGATGTCCTGCAGCGCGGCAAGCTGCTCGCGCTCGGCGTCTTCCTTGGCGGGGAGTGCGGTCTTGAGGTCGGCGACTTCGGCCTTCAGCGCCTCGGCCTTGTCCTTGTCGCCCTGTGCCATCGCCTGGCCGATCAGCTTCGACGCTTCGTTGCGGCGCGCGAGCGAGCCCTGAATTTCGGTCTGCAACGCGCGCAGCGACGCATCGGCCGCCACGATCTGAGCGGACAGGGGTTCGAGGCCGCGGCGCGCGAGGCCGGCGTCGAACGCTTCGGGATTTTCCCGGATCAGGCGGATATCGTGCATGCGCCGCGCTATGGCGTTGCCGCCCGCGCGGCGCAAGCCCGTCTTAGCGTTCCACTAACTTGGCGAGCTGGCCGATCGCGGTGCCCCAGCCTTCGTAGAAACCCATCTCGTCATGCTTGGCGCTGTCCTCGGGCGTCTTGTGGAGGACGCGCGCCGAATAGAGGGTGCCGCCGTCCTTCGCTTCGAAGGTCAGGATCGCGGTCAGCGCGAGCCATGGCTCGGTCGGTTGCCAGCCTTCGGTCAGGACGGTGGTGAAGACGAGGCGCTCGTTCGGGACCGCTTCGAGGAAGCAGCCATCGACATGCGGCTGGAAATCGGTGCCGGCAGCCTCGCGCATCCGCGTCACGAACCCGCCGCCGGGCCGGAGGTCGAGTTTGACGACCTG
This sequence is a window from Sphingopyxis sp. USTB-05. Protein-coding genes within it:
- a CDS encoding SRPBCC family protein, translating into MMTHDTTLTISRLIAAPPSAVWDAWSVPENLAKWWIPAPIECQVVKLDLRPGGGFVTRMREAAGTDFQPHVDGCFLEAVPNERLVFTTVLTEGWQPTEPWLALTAILTFEAKDGGTLYSARVLHKTPEDSAKHDEMGFYEGWGTAIGQLAKLVER
- the serS gene encoding serine--tRNA ligase, which encodes MHDIRLIRENPEAFDAGLARRGLEPLSAQIVAADASLRALQTEIQGSLARRNEASKLIGQAMAQGDKDKAEALKAEVADLKTALPAKEDAEREQLAALQDILAALPNLPADGVPDGEDEDGNVEIARWGTPRSFDFTPQEHADFAPALGLDFETAGKMSGARFAFLKGQMARLERALGQFMIDKQTIEAGYTECATPLMVRDEAAYGTTQLPKFREDLFQTTDGRWLISTSEMSLTNAVREEILPEADLPIRMTALTPCFRSEAGSAGRDTRGYIRQHQFWKVELVSIVRPEDSDAELERKTRAAEVILEALDLPYRKMLLCSGDMGFSARKTYDLEVWLPGQNAYREISSCSTCGDFQARRMNARFRREGAKNNEFVHTLNGSGLAVGRTLVAVLENYQQADGSVTVPAALLPYMGGITRLTPAT